From Methanobacterium petrolearium, a single genomic window includes:
- a CDS encoding 4Fe-4S dicluster domain-containing protein: MVKITIDHDACEGADCAECVDVCPMEVLILDGDKIVIQNKEDCSLCEVCMDVCPNEAVKVEED, encoded by the coding sequence ATGGTTAAAATAACTATCGACCACGATGCATGTGAAGGAGCAGACTGCGCAGAATGTGTGGATGTATGCCCTATGGAAGTATTGATCTTGGATGGAGACAAAATCGTCATCCAAAATAAGGAAGACTGCAGCTTATGCGAAGTCTGTATGGATGTCTGTCCCAACGAAGCAGTGAAGGTTGAAGAAGACTAA
- the eno gene encoding phosphopyruvate hydratase: MDSVIEDIRVRKILDSRGNPTLEVDVITWNGFGRAAAPSGASTGSREVVAFPTGGVDSIIEEVEDIISAELIGMDAEDLQEIDMVLKEIDGTENLSAIGGNTTVAVSMAVAKAAASSYNLPLYRFLGGNMPCQLPFPLGNMINGGAHAGKNAPDIQEFLVLPVGATNITEAVFTNTAVHRRIREKIAEKDSLFTGGKGDEGGWAPNLTNQEALEIQTSSCEEISNETGVLVKPCLDMAASEFWDTEQEKYVYSKEGVQRDTGEQVDYVNEIIDTYGMFFVEDPIREGDFQGFADITQKSGQKCLICGDDIFVTNASILDEGIKKGAGNAIIIKPNQIGTLSDTYATVNLARTNKYVPVVSHRSGETTDETIAHLAVAWMSPIIKTGALGGERIAKLNELIRIEEEMSNPKMADLKW, from the coding sequence ATGGATAGCGTTATTGAAGACATCCGGGTTAGAAAAATTTTAGATAGCAGAGGAAACCCCACACTGGAAGTGGATGTAATCACCTGGAACGGATTTGGAAGAGCAGCCGCACCCAGCGGAGCCAGCACTGGATCCCGTGAAGTGGTAGCATTCCCCACAGGAGGGGTGGATAGCATCATTGAAGAAGTAGAGGACATAATATCTGCAGAACTCATTGGAATGGATGCTGAAGATCTTCAAGAGATCGATATGGTACTGAAGGAAATAGATGGCACTGAAAATCTGTCCGCCATTGGTGGGAACACCACCGTGGCTGTATCCATGGCAGTGGCCAAAGCCGCAGCATCATCATACAACCTCCCCCTGTACAGATTCCTGGGGGGTAACATGCCCTGTCAACTACCATTCCCACTGGGAAACATGATAAACGGAGGAGCACACGCAGGTAAAAACGCACCAGATATACAAGAATTTCTGGTTCTGCCTGTAGGCGCCACCAACATCACTGAAGCCGTGTTCACCAACACTGCAGTGCACCGTAGGATAAGGGAAAAAATAGCAGAAAAAGACTCACTCTTCACCGGTGGAAAAGGAGATGAAGGAGGATGGGCACCCAACCTCACCAACCAGGAAGCACTGGAAATCCAAACATCATCCTGTGAAGAAATCAGCAATGAAACTGGAGTACTGGTCAAACCCTGCCTGGACATGGCAGCCAGCGAATTCTGGGACACAGAACAGGAAAAATATGTCTATAGCAAAGAAGGAGTCCAGAGAGACACTGGTGAACAAGTAGATTATGTTAATGAAATAATTGACACTTATGGTATGTTTTTCGTGGAAGACCCTATCCGAGAAGGAGACTTCCAGGGATTTGCCGATATAACCCAAAAATCAGGTCAAAAATGCCTGATATGTGGGGATGATATTTTCGTTACCAACGCAAGTATACTGGATGAAGGAATCAAAAAAGGTGCAGGTAATGCCATAATTATCAAACCCAACCAGATCGGAACCTTAAGTGATACTTACGCCACAGTTAACCTGGCAAGGACCAACAAATACGTTCCAGTGGTATCCCATCGTTCAGGTGAAACCACTGATGAGACCATAGCCCACCTGGCAGTGGCATGGATGAGCCCCATCATAAAAACCGGGGCCCTGGGTGGGGAAAGAATAGCCAAACTCAACGAACTCATACGCATAGAAGAAGAGATGAGCAATCCGAAAATGGCAGATCTCAAATGGTAG
- a CDS encoding DNA-directed RNA polymerase subunit K yields the protein MASKKFTRFERARIIGARALQLSMGAKPMVDVTPDLDPIDIATMELKKNVLPLDVRPLETHEKAI from the coding sequence ATGGCAAGTAAAAAATTTACCCGTTTTGAAAGGGCCAGAATAATAGGAGCCCGAGCATTACAACTTTCCATGGGAGCAAAACCAATGGTGGATGTAACCCCTGATTTGGACCCCATAGACATCGCCACCATGGAACTTAAAAAAAATGTACTCCCATTGGATGTACGACCCCTGGAAACACATGAAAAGGCAATATAA
- a CDS encoding DNA-directed RNA polymerase subunit N: MIPVRCLSCGKVVSAYFEDYQKRVENGEDPKAVLDDLGITKYCCRRMFIAHVEVW, translated from the coding sequence ATGATTCCTGTAAGATGTTTGAGCTGTGGGAAGGTAGTATCAGCTTACTTTGAAGATTACCAGAAAAGAGTTGAAAATGGAGAGGATCCTAAAGCGGTCCTGGATGATCTGGGAATCACCAAATACTGTTGCCGGAGAATGTTCATAGCCCACGTAGAAGTATGGTAG